The nucleotide window ggtagggacagtgggtgggttaagtcttagggcccactgtcttgtcttgtctctaCCTCCCGCCCTGACACTCATACGATTTCTCAGTCTGATTGAAACAAAGGAATTATTCACTTTGCAATAAAAAATTCTTTTCACTTGACTTATTCAAGAGTGCCGTGGTTCATTTTCTTAGTATTTTGATAAATTGGTCCAAAGTAAATATTACTGATGTATTTTATTGATAGTTTTTAACAACCCCTTAAAAAACCCATTAGTGCTTTCATGTATTTATGTCTCAATCATTACTGGGTGGTCAAGTCGCCATGTATATTTGGTAATCTCCCATATGCTCTAACAGTAGGATGCCAATTTATGTAACGGTTATGACAGTTGTTTTtccaaaaaaaccctttaagggtagcttcacacgtaccgactcgcagcgttaataactcgcagcgttaataacgctgcaagtctgctatgtcctggcagatcactttcactacacaCACGCatcggtctgaacgaccgctgcgtgtatgtaattcttccggccgcttaaccccttcagctgccgcccggcttccactctgtatacattacctgtccttgctgcacagggtcccggcgtactgctctcccgcccggccaatcagtgtgttgccctgccgcagccactgattgtccgggcgggagagcagtacgccgggaccccatgcagcaaggacaggtaatgtatacagagcgggagccgggcggcagctgaaggggttaggcgtccggcagaattacatacacgcagcggtcgttcagccgttcagctgcgagtcggtacgtgtgaagctaccctaagtccATGAAAAAGATCACTATAAAAATTTAAGCTTTTGAGTATTTTAATGACCTGTGTATTTAGTGTTATTATTTTTCTGTCTACTCATGTTATGTATAAAGAATATGCACCATTTGGCTGAGCTATGGCGATGGCCATGTTTATTACCATGCATATTTAAAGGTACAGTACAGTTTAACAGGTACAACACAGGCAAAATACACAACAGTTTATATTAATTTGGTCATATATATTTGGGGGGTCATTCTGTGGGAGTATAGTAGATCCACATGACACAACGTACATTTATTTGTCTCTATTTCTGATGTCATTTATAAAATCAGAAAGTCTTGTTCTCATCTGGCCACCGCTCAACATATAGATTAGGGGGTTCAGGCAGCTGTTCACATAAGCAATGCTAATTAGGAGCGGTATGAATGTAAGGACATTGAACATGGTTATGAGGTTCATATTGAGATTAGCAATGAATAACACAGTCTGCGCTATGACTATCGGAGTCCATGTTATAAAATACACCATGATGATTATGAGCACGAGTCGATAGATCCTGTGGGTATTAATGGTCTTGGATTTTCTCACATTCACAACTATAGTGATATTGCAAATGATTACAATGACAAGGGGAATAAAATATCCAATGACAAGAAAGGGTATCACATGCCGCTTTGTTATCAGTATCCAGTGGTTCCAATAATCCCGAGCCCACTCCCCACCACAACATGTGCCAGATGTGCAGTGGTCAATGAAGGGGCTCAACTTGGTGTAGATATCAAAGAATAAGACATCTCTTGTAGCGTTCCTGCTACTCACATTATACTGTTTGTTGACTTCAGTACCAAAGGCATTGCTATCTATAAAGGTGCATAGTGTGGCTTCTCCCATTTTTAGTTCACCAGTATAGTAGTGCACTGGGATGCATACCATTATTGTAACAAGCCAGATTAAAGTGCAGATCCAAATAGAAAGACGTTTAGACATGAATTTACGGTGAAACATTGGTTTTGCCACAGACAATACTCTGGCAATATTTAAGGCGATAAGCATATAAACACCAGCGTACATATTAGTACAGAAAGAGAAGAAATAAAGTTTACACATGTGCCGTCCGAATGTCCAGGTGCCTTTAAGATGTGAGATGGTGTGAAAGGGTAAAGTCAGGAGAAGTAAGAAATCAGCAATGGCCAAATTCAGAAACCAGTATTTAGCCTTGTAATTCTTCATGATGAATCCGAGAAACCAGATGACAACTGCATTTCCCACCAATCCCACCAGGCAGATCACAATGGACATCACAAAGTTGAAGTATCGAAGGAAAGATGAAAAAAACTCATGGTATTCAAGGAGAAGACGTAGATCCATAACAGAATAACAGAGATCGTGGGACAAAGCCATGTTTCCAGTGTTAGATCCTGAAAATGAGCACAGACATTCAGTAACGGCCCGTCACCTTCTGTCTTTGGTGATGTAAACATTTGTGAGAAAAGTATTCACACCCTTTAATGTTTGCTTGTTCCTTCGTTATCTGTAACTTCAGATTTATTAAGACAAATACACTGCGTTAACAAAGAATGCCATGGTCCCAGTGAGACTGACAGAATTATGATATGTCCCTTTATAAAACAAAATGGGTATggttgcttaaagggaaactatcagcaagtcagatgaatctaaccttctgattgctccctattgcgcacaggggcagggctaccacccccagagcactgaaaagacttaccttcatcctcagcgccctgtgcgcaatagggacatataagcaggttaaaGTCATCTATCATCTGAAGATCTATCGATCGTGGTTTTACTTCGGAAACAGTAGGACGTCAAACTTAGCAAGAACATATGTGTATCTATAGATCATGCGGCATGCAGTCTGAGTATCTGATGAATAGTTATGATGGACATTTGGAGATATATAATGTCCACATGTGCAGTAATGGCTCTGTCCACACCAACCATTCCTGTGTATCTAGTATTTACAGCTAGTGCACCAACAAACTATAAGCCAGTCACATGGAGGAAATGGAAGCAGCTCAGGTTACAGTAATGGATAAAGTAGGAGGATGATATTACATATTACACGCCATGAACCAGGTAATGCATGGTAAACGTGCTGCACACAAGCTCACTTTAAACCAATAAGGACTAAttcagcattaaagggaacctaaagGGAATCGCTACCATTGCTTTACAATCTTGCTGCGTAGTGTCCACATTGATAAACCATACTTTACTGCATATTATTATTTTCCCCAAGTGGACATAGAAGTGGAACTGACGCCGTAACGTGTCACGTCGCCTTTCATATCACGCAATTGTGCACTCAGCTGGTGCCCAACAATAGCCTTGAACGCTTAGTGGGGAGGACCAAGTTTGAGGCCTCTTTTGTACCTAACGAAAGGATGGGATATCGATAAAGATCTTAGAGTCGTAGCTTTGCCTTCTATAGATTGCTTAGTGGAAGGCAGGACACTAAGGAGAAAAACTACAGAAGATTCTTTTGCCCTTTAGAGGAAATTATTCTGAGGGTCCATCCTCTACCTGTACAGAGCAGAGAGCAGGCTCCTAATGAAGTTTTCTTCTGTTGGACTTTTGGGACCAAGgccaaaaaaagatattttggTGCCCTTGGCAAATTCCGTCTTCCCGCCttcaagcaactctgtacccacaatctgacccccccccccacaaaccacttgtactttcggatagctgcttttaatccaagatctgtcctggggtctgttcggcaggggatgcagttattgttctaacaaacaacttttaaactggcaggcccgtgcccaacggcaggggcgtagattgtgtatgcattaggctggcacaacctctctgtccctcctccccgcccccttcATCATTggcaatgctccaggcagatcgcctcctattccccacctgtgtcagcaaggcacatgggctggatcgttaaggcacctgtgcactgttcagacaggagaaaatgttccagtggcattcttaatgatgaagtttaaaagtagttttttaggacaataactgcatcacctgccgaacggaccccaggacagatcttggattaaaagcagctatccgaaggtacaagtggtttgggggggtcagattgtgggtacaaagtcactttcaGTTAATTTATATCTAATCACACAGTAAGAACAGACATTGGTAAGGGTATGAAACCATTATACAAACACCAGTGTAACCAATAATACAGctgtaggccatgttcacacaacgtagggTTTGTACAaattacggtcgttgttgcaatttgcaacgttGTAtggaaatgaatggaatcccggccggagcgtatgcacatagtatactctccggacgggattccaaccggccgcaggaaaaactgacaagtcagttttctgcggcagctattcatgaatagcagccgcagagaatatgtcagttcacataatggagcatgcggctctggccgcacgctctattgtgtgcagtggggaattgggatgcgggtgcatatGGATGAACATGGCTGTACAATGACTATATAGAGGTCAGATCACCTATATAAGAGATGTGCAGACTATGGCATCTCACTGCAAGCCATACAGAAGACAATTGCATTGATCAGATGTCCTTCCAGGTAGAATACACAACAATTACATCTAGTCACTCATCTAATGACTTTTCTCATCACAGATATTCTCGTTTCCCATTTTATCAATCCGACCCAGAAAGTCATGACGACTGGATATAATTTTCTATGACTAATGCATTTGGTATTATTATTTCTTCATCTAATATTATTATTCAATGCAGATACAGATCTATggaaactataattcccatcatgcctggacagcctactAAAgtttcagctgtccaggcatcataggaattgtagttttgcaacatttggAAGGGAATATATATGCTATAGATCATGTAGCATGCATGTTGAGTATCAGATGAATAGTTATGCATGATGGACACCTGGAGATATATAATGTCCACATGTGCAGTAATCGCTCTGTCCACACCAACCATTCCTGTGTATCTAGTTATCACAGCTATTACACCAACAAACTATAAGACGGTCACATGGAGGAAAAGGAAGCGGCTCAGAGGGTTAGCAGTGACCCAGGTTACATTGATATTACATATTACACACTATGAGCCAGGTAATGCATAGTAAggacaaaaatacacaaagtgcaacagcaacccccaggtgcaagatcttaccgtatatactcctcccagtgtacagacgataaaaacctgctctgtagatgttGAAAAATagggatcttagcaaactatttaatcaaacagagtgtactatgtcaccacgttaaggtgtcctcagagacacggtccctactctagcattttcacactagcaatggcctcacctgggctgaacaagcctacaactgggcagaaaggatctaaatgatctctttttatagcacccttggtacatgggtggagtgcaggccaaaaggaagtagccacacaccccatattcaacagagaaaaaaaaaggaaaaaattggcagcacctctatgcctctgttcacactgcaggttgcaatttgcaacaatgcctgtgatttatgctaaacatacgttgtattggaataaAAGGAATCTcgtccagagcatatacacatagtatacgctccggctgggaatCCATCCcgtgttagttttctgcggcagctgcATGATCCATTGTGTGCCGCGGTgagttgggatgcgggtgcacacgggttcgcccgcatccgaattcaccaggaataaagatcatctggccagtactgctgtactagccgggatgatcttcagtaacaccggccgttctgtgaatcggcgggtcacagaacgcccggtgttataccatgtgtgaacatggcctaatagtgctTCACACAAGCTAAATATAAAGCAATAAGGACCAAATTAACAttccctaaggttacaaacccacttgccggatctgcagcgagtctccttgctgcgtttttgcagggagactcgctgcagatcccggccctatacttttaatcgcagagaaactcgcagcagggatatacatccctgctgcgattttgtctgcagcccgccccattaaccccccggccgccggacattatacattacccggtccccgttcctgcttgcttcggggctcccggtgtcttcacggcccgcccggccaatcgggagctgctgaagcaagcaggagccgggatcaggtaatgtatatcctgcccgcccccctgcagccccgatcgcccccggccgcacgatcgccccccagccccgcagcccccggccgcacgatcgcccccagcccccggccgcacgatcgcccccagccccgcagcccccggccgcacgatcgcccccagccccccagccccgcagcccccggccgcacgatcgcccccagcccccggccgcatgatcgcccgcagcccccagctgcacgatcgcccgctgggggcgatcgtgcggttgggggctgcagggctgcaggcgatcgtgcggccgggggctgcggggcgatcgtgcggccgggggctgcggggctgggggcgatcgtgcggccgggggctgcgggcgatcgtgcggccgggggctgggggcgatcgtgcggccgggggctgcggggctgggggcgatcgtgcggccgggggctgcggggctgggggcgatcatgcggccgggggctgcagggctgggggcaatcgtgcggccgggggctgggggcgatatacattacctgatcccggctcctgcttgcttcagcggctcccggcacgttccgcctggccaatcagtgcgctgccctgccgcagagcactgattggccgggcgggccgtgaagacaccgggagccccgaagcgaGCAGGgtcggggaccgggtaatgtataatgtccggcggccggggggttaatggggcgggctgcagacaaaatcgcagcagggatgtacatccctgctgcgagtttctctgctattgaaagtataggcccaggatctgcagcgagtctccctgcaaaaacgcagcaaggagactcgctgcagatccggcaagtgggtttgtaacctaaaggaaaAAAAGGACTTCAAAACGGACTCTGACCTCCAATTACCTGAAATGAAATGACAcaatgacccagatttatcaaagggtgaaaaatatacactggtttaaactgcccacagcaaccaatcacagctcagctttcattttacctgagctgaaagctgagctgtgattggttcctgtggGCAGTTAACacaagtgtatattttacaccctttaataaatctcccccaatgtctctaTACAATAGGGTGTACTATTGTGCATGTCATCCTTTcacttacatagggggagatttatttcgCTGTCTTAAATTtgatctttgttgcccatagcaacttatcacagctcagcttttatttcttacattgctctggtaaaatgaaagcagatccgtgattggttccctccggagctgtgatttgttgctatgggcaacacagatCATTCTTACTGTAAGACagcatgataaatctcccctatggtcTCTGTACACATGCACACGCTTCTCCCCTTGTAGGCTGTTCTTGTTGGGAACATACAGACGTTCTCATGGGAGATaatttacataatatatatatatatatatatatatatatattattgtgcaAACAATAGTCagatatagacagacagatatatgtTAGGGAATTCCATAGTCTCATAGGAAAGTAgaggagctgcctgtgtgaggaaACAGCCATATATTGTGGCTGGGAAGGTGCACAGCCATTATTGAGATCCATATATGAGAGATTACCTTAGTACAACATGATCATGTGcaggggtggtcttggcatttctggggcttcaagcgaagttatgtctgggggccCCCctctcgacacgcactccacaacaatagaccgctgtgtgctgcccccagtagtatataccccttgtgcgcagccacCACTAGtaaataccccttgtgtgcttcccctcagtagtatataccccttgtgtgcttcccccagtagtgtatagacgcctgtgtgttcccctagttatatatagccccccgtgtgctcccccaaaagtatatagaccccctgtgtgctgtcccagttgtatataaaccccctgtgtgctgcccccagttgcatataccccctgtgtgctcccccactagtatatagacccctgtgtgctcccccacttgtatatagctcccctgtgtgctccctcagtggtatatagcccccccatgtgctccccacttggatatagacctcctgtgtgctcccccacttggatatagacccctgtgtgctcctccagtagtatataaaccccctgtgtggttcccccagtagtataaagaccccctgtgtgctccaccagtattatatagatccctgtgtgctccctcattagtatatagaccactgtgtgctcctccagcagtatatagaccccctgtgtgctgctacagtagtatatagacctctgtatgcccccgttatatatagacctcctgtgtgctgcctcagcagtatatagaccccctatgtgccccaccagtagtatatagacccctgtatgttcccccagtagtatatagaccccctgtgtgccccaccagtagtatatagacccctgtgtgctaccccagtagtatatagaccccctgtgtgctaccccagtagtatatagcccccctgtgtgttcccccagtagtatatagcccccctgtgtgctcccccacttggatata belongs to Dendropsophus ebraccatus isolate aDenEbr1 chromosome 9, aDenEbr1.pat, whole genome shotgun sequence and includes:
- the LOC138800445 gene encoding chemerin-like receptor 1; translation: MALSHDLCYSVMDLRLLLEYHEFFSSFLRYFNFVMSIVICLVGLVGNAVVIWFLGFIMKNYKAKYWFLNLAIADFLLLLTLPFHTISHLKGTWTFGRHMCKLYFFSFCTNMYAGVYMLIALNIARVLSVAKPMFHRKFMSKRLSIWICTLIWLVTIMVCIPVHYYTGELKMGEATLCTFIDSNAFGTEVNKQYNVSSRNATRDVLFFDIYTKLSPFIDHCTSGTCCGGEWARDYWNHWILITKRHVIPFLVIGYFIPLVIVIICNITIVVNVRKSKTINTHRIYRLVLIIIMVYFITWTPIVIAQTVLFIANLNMNLITMFNVLTFIPLLISIAYVNSCLNPLIYMLSGGQMRTRLSDFINDIRNRDK